In one window of Campylobacter coli DNA:
- the pgsA gene encoding CDP-diacylglycerol--glycerol-3-phosphate 3-phosphatidyltransferase, giving the protein MNIPNTLAVLRMILAPLLFFLLSYKFDNIHQSWINYFAALTFALAALSDFFDGFIARTLQQTTKLGGILDPLADKMLTLAAFLGLLLSGKANEWIVYLILVREFFITGFRVVMVSENLNVNASFTGKLKTTFQMIAIGFLTMEWIGGDILLYIALFLTLYSGFEYIFSYIKQSKGKLQ; this is encoded by the coding sequence ATGAATATACCTAATACTTTAGCTGTTTTAAGGATGATTTTAGCACCCTTGCTCTTTTTTTTATTGAGTTATAAATTTGATAATATACATCAAAGTTGGATTAATTATTTTGCTGCTTTGACTTTTGCTTTAGCAGCCTTGAGTGATTTTTTTGACGGCTTTATAGCTAGAACTTTACAACAAACCACAAAGCTTGGTGGAATTTTAGATCCTTTAGCGGATAAAATGTTAACCCTAGCAGCTTTTTTAGGGCTTCTTCTATCGGGAAAAGCTAATGAATGGATTGTTTATCTTATCTTGGTGCGTGAATTTTTCATCACGGGTTTTCGCGTGGTTATGGTAAGTGAAAATTTAAATGTAAATGCCTCTTTTACTGGAAAATTAAAAACAACTTTTCAAATGATAGCCATAGGATTTTTAACCATGGAATGGATAGGAGGGGATATTTTACTTTATATTGCTTTATTTCTTACGCTTTACTCGGGATTTGAATATATTTTTAGCTATATTAAACAAAGCAAGGGAAAATTACAATGA